From one Acipenser ruthenus chromosome 21, fAciRut3.2 maternal haplotype, whole genome shotgun sequence genomic stretch:
- the LOC117963216 gene encoding nucleolar complex protein 4 homolog codes for MAPPGDRNVSVEQKEKQTQKKSVKKELNTKAELVLESRKHANDVFDILEYLQSEKEEEVVCAIRACSRVFSALLERGDLYVGQLPKEEETLAADYSAEDKYKVWMRHRYSSCVQQLLELMGHEEYQVKEAALCALMKFVEMEGKRSLLKVDWDEHYSFPRELLKSVVEHLLSLEKHMSLLISRFQEYLEFEDIRYYVMASVNENVAKVMQKTKEALLPVYQNNVFALLSNINMPTKDSEMTNFQVKQEAKHEEWKAAKLKEHKRAFERMWLGFLKHKLPSSMYKKVLVILHDSILPHMSKPTLMIDFLTAAYDIGGAISLLALNGLFVLIHQHNLDYPDFYKKLYSLLEPSIFHVKYRARFFHLADLFLSSSHLPVYLVAAFAKRLSRLALTAPPQALLMVIPFICNLIRRHPSCRVLIHRPSAAEDPSEDPYIMEEEDPAKCCALESSLWELQSLQKHYHPNVAKAASVVNKPLCQQEVDINQLLEVSAFEIFEKELKNKAKTIPLEFEPAHTLLGRNDEVVGLHFALE; via the exons ATGGCGCCGCCCGGAGACAGAAACGTGAGCGTggagcaaaaagaaaaacaaacacaaaagaaatcTGTGAAAAAGGAATTAAACACGAAAGCGGAGCTTGTACTGGAAAGCAGAAAACATGCCAACGATGTATTTGATATACTGGAATACCTGCAG tctgagaaggaggaggaggtggtcTGTGCCATCAGAGCCTGCAGCAGGGTTTTCAGTGCCTTGTTAGAAAGGGGGGATCTTTATGTTGGTCAGCTGCCAAAGGAGGAGGAAACACTCGCAG CAGATTACAGTGCTGAAGACAAGTACAAGGTGTGGATGAGGCACCGCTACAGCAGCTGTGTGCAGCAGCTCCTGGAGCTGATGGGCCATGAAGAATACCAGGTCAAG GAGGCAGCACTGTGCGCGCTGATGAAGTTTGTTGAGATGGAAGGGAAACGCTCGCTGTTGAAAGTGGATTGGGACGAACACTACAGCTTTCCCAGGGAGCTTCTGAAA TCTGTGGTGGAGCACTTGCTTTCCCTGGAAAAGCACATGTCCCTCCTGATCTCCAGATTCCAGGAATACCTTGAGTTTGAGGATATCCGGTACTACGTCATGGCATCTGTGAATGAAAATGTGGCCAAAGTTATGCAGAAAACTAAAGAG gcgCTGTTGCCAGTGTATCAGAACAATGTCTTTGCTCTGCTGTCAAACATCAATATGCCCACCAAAGATAGCGAAATGACCAACTTCCAGGTGAAACAGGAAG ctAAACATGAAGAATGGAAAGCAGCAAAACTAAAA GAACACAAGCGTGCCTTTGAAAGGATGTGGCTTGGTTTTCTTAAACACAAG TTGCCGAGCAGCATGTATAAAAAGGTCCTGGTTATTCTACATGACTCCATTCTGCCACACATGAGCAAACCAACGCTGATGATTGATTTCCTCACTGCCGCCTACGACATCG GTGGAGCCATCAGCCTGCTTGCCTTGAATGGACTATTCGTTCTCATTCATCAACACAACCT GGATTACCCTGATTTCTACAAGAAGCTCTACAGCCTGCTGGAGCCCTCCATATTCCACGTGAAGTACCGGGCTCGCTTCTTCCACCTGGCTGACCTCTTCTTGAGTTCCAG TCATTTGCCGGTATACCTGGTCGCTGCATTTGCCAAGAGGCTGTCCCGGCTGGCTCTTACTGCTCCTCCACAAGCCCTTCTGATGGTCATTCCCTTCATCTGCAACCTGATCCGCCGACACCCCAGCTGTCGAGTGCTCATCCACAGACCCAGTGCAGCAGAAG ATCCTTCTGAAGACCCTTACATCATGGAAGAGGAGGATCCGGCCAAGTGCTGTGCTCTGGAGAGCTCCCTGTGGGAGTTGCAG AGCCTGCAGAAACATTACCACCCGAATGTGGCAAAAGCAGCCTCTGTTGTCAACAAGCCGCTGTGCCAACAGGAGGTGGACATCAATCAGCTGTTGGAGGTTTCAGCCTTTGAG ATCTTTGAAAAGGAATTGAAGAATAAAGCAAAGACTATCCCCCTGGAGTTTGAGCCAGCCCACACATTGCTTGGAAGGAATGATGAAGTTGTAGGATTGCACTTTGCATTGGAATAG